A single window of Stigmatopora nigra isolate UIUO_SnigA chromosome 20, RoL_Snig_1.1, whole genome shotgun sequence DNA harbors:
- the LOC144213342 gene encoding uncharacterized protein LOC144213342: MKPVSEKFQMELNSVKEDLSCHQHSIVCKMMQVKVVLHKLEGFRNDLSADGQESVGLEEEFELQQIKEEELEFPQQQMRDEQHPIKREEDHFTWSLGEFVKREDVLGVASGGAEPANTKTWPRIKQEEQEFPQKQIGEQLPIKKEEDHFTWSPGESVKRDYLGVASEGADSANASAWPQIKEKPEFPQQCKGEDQSPIKNECVKCSTGEPFKSEDDLGVANRGVELLNGSSTEGWRAENVISPLSEGNKLLDDDDEDVLKNPSGDKLCKCFQCGKTFGKKSSLKIHTRTHTGEKPFSCSVCGQRFTREEHLISHARIHTGEKPFSCSVCGQGFTKKGNLIIHARTHTGEKPFSCSVCGQGFTKKGNLIIHARTHTGEKPFSCSVCGRTFARKDELGRHTTTHAGEKPFSCSVCSKAFSKKDNLKTHTRTHTGEKPFSCSVCGQRFTVKASLISHARIHTGEKPFACSVCGQRFTEKGGLKVHTRIHTGEKPFSCSVCSKAFNTKENLKIHVRTHTGEKPFSCSVCGQRFTEKGGLKVHRRIHSGEKPFSCSVCSKAFNTKENLKIHVRTHTGEKPFACSVCGQRFTEKGGLKVHTRIHTGEKPFSCSVCSKAFNTKENLKIHVRAHTGEKPFSCSVCGQRFTEKGGLKVHTRIHTGEKPFSCSVCSKAFNTKENLKIHVRTHTGEKPFSCSVCGQRFTEKGGLKVHRRIHSGEKPFSCSVCSKAFNTKENLKIHVRTHTGEKPFACSVCGQRFTEKGGLKVHTRIHTGEKPFSCSVCSKAFNTKENLKIHVRTHTGEKPFSCSVCGRTFSQRRSLIEHLRTHTGEECFPAQSVATDSLQQSN; this comes from the exons ATGAAGCCGGTTTCAGAAAAGTTTCAGATGGAACTTAATAGCGTGAAAGAGGATCTctcatgtcatcaacattctattgtttgcaaaatgatgcaagttaAAGTTGTTCTTCACAAACTCGAAG gtttcagaaatgatcTTAGTGCTGATGGGCAGGAGTCTGTTGGCCTTGAAGAGGAATTTGAGCTCCaacaaatcaaagaggaggagctagagttccctcaacaacaaatgagagacgagcaacatccaatcaaaagggaggaagatcatttcacctggtcacttggtgagttcGTGAAGAGGGAAGATGTTCTGGGCGTGGCAAGTGGAGGGGCGGAAcctgcaaacaccaaaacatggCCCCGAATTAAACAAGAGGAGCAAGAGTTCCCTCAAAAACAAATAggagagcaacttccaatcaaaaaggaggaagatcatttcacctggtcaccaggtgagtccgtGAAAAGGGATTATCTGGGTGTGGCCAGCGAAGGGGCAGATTCTGCAAATGCCTCAGCATGGCCTCAAATTAAAGagaagccagagttccctcaacagtgcaaagGAGAAGACCaatctccaatcaaaaacgaatgtgtcaaatgttcaactggtgagcctttcaagagtgaagatgatctgggcgtggccaatagaggggtggagcttctgaacggcagctcaacagaaggatggcgagcagaaaatgtaatttctcctttatcagagggcaacaagttgcttgatgatgatgatgaagatgttttgaaaaatcccagcggtgacaaactctgcaaatgctttcagtgtgggaaaacctttgggaaaaagtcttctttgaaaatacacacaagaacccacacgggtgaaaaaccattttcatgctcagtttgtggtcaaagattcacacgggAGGAACacttaattagtcatgcaagaatacacacaggtgaaaaaccattttcgtgttcagtttgtggtcaaggattcacaaagaagggaaacttaattaTCCATGCAAGGAcacatactggtgaaaaaccattttcatgttcagtttgtggtcaaggattcacaaagaagggaaacttaattaTCCATGCAAGGAcacatactggtgaaaaaccattttcatgttcagtttgtggtcggacatTTGCACGGAAGGATGAATTAGGAAGACACACAACAACCCAcgctggtgaaaaaccattttcatgttcagtttgcagtaaagccttttctaaaaaagacaacttaaaaacccacacaagaacccacacaggggaaaaaccattttcatgttcagtttgtggtcaaagattcacagtgaaggcaagcttaattagccatgcaagaatacacacaggtgaaaaaccatttgcgtgctcggtttgtggtcaaagattcacagagaagggaggcttaaaagtacacacaagaatccacactggtgaaaaaccattttcatgttcagtatgcagtaaagcctttaatacaaaggaaaacttgaaaatccacgtaagaacccacactggtgagaaaccattttcgtgttcagtttgtggtcaaagattcacagagaagggaggCTTAAAAGTACACAGAAGAATCCACagtggtgaaaaaccattttcatgttcagtatgcagtaaagcctttaatacaaaggaaaacttgaaaatccacgtaagaacccacactggtgagaaaccatttgcgtgctcagtttgtggtcaaagattcacagagaagggaggcttaaaagtacacacaagaatccacactggtgaaaaaccattttcatgttcagtatgcagtaaagcctttaatacaaaggaaaacttGAAAATCCACGTAAGAgcccacactggtgagaaaccattttcgtgttcagtttgtggtcaaagattcacagagaagggaggcttaaaagtacacacaagaatccacactggtgaaaaaccattttcatgttcagtatgcagtaaagcctttaatacaaaggaaaacttgaaaatccacgtaagaacccacactggtgagaaaccattttcgtgttcagtttgtggtcaaagattcacagagaagggaggCTTAAAAGTACACAGAAGAATCCACagtggtgaaaaaccattttcatgttcagtatgcagtaaagcctttaatacaaaggaaaacttgaaaatccacgtaagaacccacactggtgagaaaccatttgcgtgctcagtttgtggtcaaagattcacagagaagggaggcttaaaagtacacacaagaatccacactggtgaaaaaccattttcatgttcagtatgcagtaaagcctttaatacaaaggaaaacttgaaaatccacgtaagaacccacactggtgagaaaccattttcgtgttcagtttgtggtcgaacaTTTTCCCAACGGAGAAGCTTAATAGAACacttaagaacccacactggagaagaatgttttcctgctcagtctgtggccaCTGATTCGCTACAACAGTCTAATTAA